The Excalfactoria chinensis isolate bCotChi1 chromosome 10, bCotChi1.hap2, whole genome shotgun sequence genome has a segment encoding these proteins:
- the CPLX3 gene encoding complexin-3, giving the protein MAFMVKSMVGGQLKNLTGGLGGEEKSEGEKSPAEAQGMTREEYEEYQRQLVEEKMERDAQFAQRKAERATVRSHFRDKYRLPKNETDDNQIQLVGGDVELPKELAKMIEQDNEEEEEKNSVIGQLSNIQNLDLDSLKDKASATLEDLKQSAEKCSVM; this is encoded by the exons ATGGCGTTCATGGTGAAGAGCATGGTTGGGGGGCAGCTGAAGAACCTGACGGGTGGCCTGGGTGGCGAGGAGAAGAGCGAGGGTGAGAAGTCCCCGGCGGAGGCTCAGGGCATGACCCGCGAGGAGTATGAGGAGTACCAGCGGCAGCTGGTGGAGGAGAA GATGGAGCGAGACGCCCAGTTTGCCCAGCGCAAGGCAGAGAGAGCCACGGTCAGGTCCCACTTCCGAGACAAGTATCGGCTCCCCAAG AACGAAACCGACGACAACCAGATCCAGCTGGTGGGAGGCGACGTGGAGCTGCCCAAGGAGCTGGCCAAGATGATCGAGCAGGACAacgaggaggaggaagagaagaactcCGTCATCGGTCAGCTCAGCAACATCCAGAACCTGGACCTTGACTCCTTGAAGGACAAAGCCTCGGCCACGCTAGAGGACCTGAAGCAGTCAGCTGAGAAATGCTCTGTGATGTGA
- the ULK3 gene encoding serine/threonine-protein kinase ULK3, protein MAGGGCAPPRLDGFVLTERLGTGTYATVYKAYGKRNTREVVAVKCVSKRSLNRASVENLLTEIEILKTIRHPNIVELKDFQWDNDHIYLIMEFCAGGDLSRFIRTRRILPEKVARIFLQQLACALKFLHDHNISHLDLKPQNILLSTPENPQLKLADFGFAQYMSPWDEKHVLRGSPLYMAPEMVCRQQYDARVDLWSVGVILYEALFGRPPFASRSFAELEEKIRSERAIELPSRPPLSPECRDLLQRLLERDPFKRISFEEFFAHPFVDMEHVPGPESFCKATNLVVEAVKKDQEGDASAALSLYCKALEYFVPALHYESDARRKEAIRAKVGQYISRAEELKALVASKSKNLLQQGNPAREILKEMAKDKPRLCAALEMASVAVAREEEGKDDGEALELYQQSLGELLLLLAAEPAGRRRELLHAEIQTLMARAEYLKDQIKMREAQSMGKEALADSVRSSCTLQ, encoded by the exons ATGGCCGGGGGGGGCTGCGCCCCACCGCGCCTGGATGGCTTCGTGCTCACCGAGCGCCTCGGAACCGGCACCTACGCCACGGTGTACAAAGCGTACGGCAAG AGGAACACGCGCGAGGTGGTGGCTGTGAAGTGTGTGAGCAAGAGGAGCCTCAACAGGGCCTCGGTGGAGAACCTGCTTACTGAGATCGAGATCCTCAAGACCATCCGGCACCCGAACATCGTGGAGCTCAAGGACTTCcag TGGGACAATGACCACATCTACCTGATCATGGAGTTCTGTGCTGGTGGGGACCTCTCCCGCTTCATCCGGACGCGGCGGATCTTGCCTGAGAAGGTGGCACGtatcttcctgcagcagctcg CCTGTGCCCTGAAGTTCCTCCATGACCACAATATCTCCCACCTGGACCTCAAGCCACAGAACATCCTGCTCAGCACCCCGGAAAACCCCCAGCTAAAGCTGGCAG ATTTTGGCTTTGCACAGTACATGTCACCATGGGATGAGAAGCACGTGCTGCGTGGCTCCCCACTCTACATGGCCCCTGAGATGGTGTGCCGCCAACAGTACGACGCCAGGGTGGACCTGTGGTCGGTGGGCGTCATCCTTTATG AGGCACTTTTTGGACGACCCCCCTTTGCTTCCCGCTCGTTTGctgagctggaggagaagaTCCGCAGTGAGCGAGCCATCGAG CTGCCCAGCCGGCCCCCGCTGTCCCCAGAGTGCCGGGATCTCCTGCAGCGCCTCCTGGAGAGGGACCCCTTCAAGCGCATCTCCTTCGAGGAGTTCTTCGCCCATCCCTTTGTGGACATGGAGCACGTGCCCGGCCCTGAGAGCTTCTGCAAGGCG ACCAACCTGGTGGTGGAGGCGGTGAAGAAGGATCAGGAGGGGGATGCGTCTGCTGCACTCAGTCTCTACTGCAAAGCTCTGGAGTACTTTgtgcctgctctgcact ATGAAAGTGATGCTCGTCGCAAAGAAGCCATCCGGGCAAAG GTGGGGCAGTACATCTCACGGGCGGAGGAGCTGAAGGCGCTGGTAGCTTCCAAAAGCAAGAacctcctgcagcagggaaaCCCAGCCAGGGAGATCCTCAAAG AGATGGCCAAGGACAAGCCGCGGCTCTGCGCTGCACTGGAGATGGCCTCTGTGGCTGTGGCAAGG gaggaggaaggcaaggATGATGGTGAAGCCCTGGAGCTCTACCAGCAGAGCCTGGgcgagctgctgctgcttctggctg cagagccagcagggaGGAGACGGGAACTGCTGCATGCGGAG ATCCAGACCCTGATGGCCCGGGCAGAGTACCTGAAGGATCAGATCAAG ATGCGGGAGGCGCAATCCATGGGCAAAGAGGCTCTGGCAGACTCCGTCCGGAGCT CCTGCACCTTGCAGTGA
- the SCAMP2 gene encoding secretory carrier-associated membrane protein 2 — translation MSSFDTNPFADPVDVNPFQDPSVTQLTNASQSGLDEFNPFSEGSQLTNAARTAPATQPSGHSQPAVLQTSVEPTPQAVAAAAQAGLLQQQAELERKAAELEKKERELQNNAASINPRQNNWPPLPRNCPIKPCFYQDFSADIPADYQRICKMLYYLWMLHSVTLLLNLLACLASFTIQPEKGVDFGLSILWFVLFTPCAFLCWYRPIYKAFRSDSSFSFFVFFFVFFCQIAIYVIQAVGIPGWGNSGWIAALSELHGNVAVAIIMMVVAGFFTLCVVLSLFLLKQVHSLYRRTGASFQRAQEEFSQGILTNRSFQNAAAGAASSAAHSAFRGN, via the exons ATGTCTAGTTTCGACACCAACCCGTTCGCCGACCCGGTGGACGTGAACCCCTTCCAG GACCCCTCGGTGACACAGCTCACGAACGCGAGCCAAAGTGGCTTGGATGAATTCAACCCCTTCTCTGAGGGCTCCCAGCTG aCAAATGCAGCACGGACGGCGCCAGCCACGCAGCCCTCTGGCCACTCACAGcctgctgttctgcagacaTCTGTGGAGCCCACCCCACAG gctgtggctgcagcagcacaggccgggctgcttcagcagcaggcagaactAGAGAGGaaggcagctgagctggagaagaaggaaagggaattgCAGAACAATGCAGCCAGCATTAATC CGAGACAGAACAACTGGCCTCCCCTTCCCAGGAACTGTCCAATCAAGCCGTGCTTTTATCAAGACTTTTCTGCAGACATCCCAGCTGACTACCAGCGGATATGCAAGATGCTTTATTACTTGTGGATGC TGCATTCAGTCACTCTGCTCCTCAATCTGCTCGCTTGCTTGGCGTCTTTCACGATTCAGCCAGAAAAAGGAGTAGACTTTGGTCTCTCAATcctgtggtttgttttattcACCCCTTGTGCCTTTCTCTGCTGGTACCGACCGATCTACAAGGCTTTCAG GTCTgacagctccttcagcttcttcGTCTTCTTTTTCGTCTTCTTCTGCCAAATAGCAATCTACGTCATCCAGGCTGTCGGCATCCCTGGCTGGGGGAACAG CGGCTGGATTGCGGCGCTGTCGGAGCTGCATGGCAACGTGGCTGTGGCCATCATCATGATGGTGGTGGCAGGGTTCTTCACGCTCTGTGTGGTCCTCTCACTCTTCCTCCTCAAGCAG GTGCACTCCCTGTATCGACGCACAGGAGCCAGCTTCCAAAGGGCTCAGGAAGAGTTTTCCCAGGGCATCCTCACCAACAGGAGCTTCCAGAACGCAGCGGCCGGGGCGGCCTCCTCAGCTGCACACAGCGCTTTCCGGGGCAATTAG
- the MPI gene encoding mannose-6-phosphate isomerase, whose amino-acid sequence MAEPRVFPLRCPVRNYAWGQHGLRSAVAQLVASADPAASIDPERPYAELWMGAHPSADAEVLDGRDPPRALGSWLAEHPACLGHKVLDAFGGRLPFLFKVLSVRTALSIQAHPNKELAAKLHAQFPQHYPDANHKPEMAIALTPFEGLCGFRPVEEIAAFLRDVPELRALVGEVAAEQLERSASHGASHDPRGVSAALRVCFTCLMKSEKETFGQQLSRLVERISQQAAKGQDTSASNGDLLLRLHAQFPGDIGCFSIYFLNVVRLEPGEAMFLAANEPHAYLQGDCVECMACSDNTVRAGLTPKFIDVLTLCEMLNYTPAPSSSKIFPAMQSPLDPSVFIYDPPVPDFTLMKIEIPSSIKLYLISALDCASILLVIQGTAVGTSTAATSEMTLRRGSVIFISANESISLHLTPSEGMLLFRACCLL is encoded by the exons ATGGCGGAACCGCGCG TGTTCCCGTTGCGCTGCCCGGTGAGGAACTACGCGTGGGGGCAGCACGGGCTGCGCAGCGCCGTGGCGCAGCTGGTGGCCAGCGCGGACCCCGCGGCGAGCATCGATCCCGAGCGGCCCTACGCCGAG CTCTGGATGGGCGCCCACCCCAGCGCTGACGCCGAGGTGTTGGACGGCCGGGACCCCCCGCGGGCGCTGGGCTCGTGGCTGGCCGAGCACCCCGCCTGCCTGGGCCACAAGGTGCTCGATGCCTTCGGCGGCCGCCTGCCCTTCCTGTTCAAGGTGCTGTCCGTCCGCACCGCGCTCTCCATCCAGGCTCACCCCAACAAG GAGCTGGCCGCCAAGCTGCACGCCCAGTTCCCCCAGCACTACCCCGATGCCAACCACAAACCCGAGATGGCCATCGCGCTCACTCCATTCGAGGGGCTGTGCGGCTTCCGGCCCGTGGAGGAGATCGCCGCCTTCCTGCGGG ACGTCCCCGAGCTGCGGGCGCTGGTGGGTGAGGTGGCAGCCGAGCAGCTGGAGCGCAGTGCCAGCCATGGTGCCAGCCACGATCCCCGCGGCGTCTCGGCCGCTCTGCGTGTCTGCTTCACCTGCCTGATGAAGAGCGAGAAGGAGACCTTCGGCCAGCAGCTCAGCCGGCTGGTGGAGAGGATTTCCCAGCAAG CGGCCAAAGGGCAGGACACATCTGCAAGCAATGGGGACCTGCTGCTGCGCCTGCACGCTCAGTTCCCTGGGGACATCGGCTGCTTCTCGATCTACTTCCTCAACGTGGTGAGGCTGGAGCCTGGTGAGGCCATGTTCCTGGCTGCCAACGAGCCCCACGCCTACCTGCAGGGAG ACTGTGTGGAGTGCATGGCGTGCTCTGACAACACGGTGCGTGCCGGCCTCACCCCCAAATTCATTGACGTGCTCACACTCTGTGAGATGCTCAACTACAcgccagcacccagcagctccaagATCTTCCCGGCCATGCAGAGCCCTCTGGACCCCTCTGTCTTCATCTACGACCCACCTGTGCCTGACTTTACGCTGATGAAGATAGAG ATTCCCTCCTCGATCAAGCTCTACCTCATCTCTGCACTGGACTGTGCCAGTATCCTGCTGGTGATCCAAGGTACGGCCGTGGGCACCTCGACAGCTGCCACATCTGAAATGACCCTGCGCCGGGGCTCCGTGATCTTCATCTCCGCCAACGAGAGCATCTCCCTGCATCTGACTCCATCCGAGGGGATGCTGCTCTTCAgagcctgctgcctgctctga
- the FAM219B gene encoding protein FAM219B isoform X2, protein MATDGGGGPGAAASAGRAGGGRGEALPRGDRKPGQRGGGAARSGPYTLSRAPAALQRQRELARAALRRHGLLGGPGRPALKPTAKRAAKFHKGYVALSQTADESLVSLDSDSDGELESRGSSGYSSAEVNQDLSRQLLQDGYHLDEVPDDEDLDLIPPKPTTSSCPCCFGDSLSCVVQ, encoded by the exons ATGGCGACggacggcggcggcgggccCGGGGCTGCGGCCTCAGCGGGCCgagcgggcggggggcggggaGAGGCG TTGCCTCGCGGTGACAGGAAGCCGGGCCAGCGAGGCGGAGGGGCCGCAAGGAGCGGGCCCTACACCCTGAGCCGGGCCCCCGCCGCGCTGC AGAGGCAGCGGGAGTTGGCCAGGGCGGCACTGCGGCGGCACGGGCTGCTGGGGGGGCCCGGTAGGCCCGCACTCAAACCTACAGCCAAAAG AGCAGCGAAGTTTCACAAGGGCTACGTGGCACTCAGCCAGACAGCAGATGAAAGCCTGGTATCTCTGGACTCAGACAG TGATGGGGAGCTGGAATCGAGGGGCTCATCTGGCTACTCCTCTGCTGAG GTGAACCAGGACCTGAGccggcagctgctgcaggatgggtACCACCTGGACGAGGTTCCAGACGACGAGGACTTGGACCTCATCCCCCCCAAACCCACCACCTCCTCTTGCCCTTGCTGCTTTGGGGattctctctcctgtgtggtCCAGTAG
- the FAM219B gene encoding protein FAM219B isoform X1 — protein MATDGGGGPGAAASAGRAGGGRGEALPRGDRKPGQRGGGAARSGPYTLSRAPAALQRQRELARAALRRHGLLGGPGRPALKPTAKRAAKFHKGYVALSQTADESLVSLDSDSDGELESRGSSGYSSAEQVNQDLSRQLLQDGYHLDEVPDDEDLDLIPPKPTTSSCPCCFGDSLSCVVQ, from the exons ATGGCGACggacggcggcggcgggccCGGGGCTGCGGCCTCAGCGGGCCgagcgggcggggggcggggaGAGGCG TTGCCTCGCGGTGACAGGAAGCCGGGCCAGCGAGGCGGAGGGGCCGCAAGGAGCGGGCCCTACACCCTGAGCCGGGCCCCCGCCGCGCTGC AGAGGCAGCGGGAGTTGGCCAGGGCGGCACTGCGGCGGCACGGGCTGCTGGGGGGGCCCGGTAGGCCCGCACTCAAACCTACAGCCAAAAG AGCAGCGAAGTTTCACAAGGGCTACGTGGCACTCAGCCAGACAGCAGATGAAAGCCTGGTATCTCTGGACTCAGACAG TGATGGGGAGCTGGAATCGAGGGGCTCATCTGGCTACTCCTCTGCTGAG CAGGTGAACCAGGACCTGAGccggcagctgctgcaggatgggtACCACCTGGACGAGGTTCCAGACGACGAGGACTTGGACCTCATCCCCCCCAAACCCACCACCTCCTCTTGCCCTTGCTGCTTTGGGGattctctctcctgtgtggtCCAGTAG
- the COX5A gene encoding cytochrome c oxidase subunit 5A, mitochondrial, giving the protein MLPAASLLLRRCAAAAGLRAAFRGPAAVQHARCYSHGSQESDEEFDARWVTYFNKPDIDAWELRKGINTLVGYDLVPEPKIIDAALRACRRLNDFASAVRILEVVKDKAGPHKEIYPYVIQELRPTLSELGISTPEELGLDKA; this is encoded by the exons ATGCTGCCCGCCGCCTCCCTTCTCCTCCGTCGctgcgccgccgccgccggcctCCGCGCTGCCTTCCGCGGCCCCGCAG CTGTGCAGCACGCCCGCTGCTACTCCCATGGATCACAGGAGTCAGATGAAGAGTTTGATGCCCGCTGGGTGACGTATTTCAACAAGCCAGACATCGATGCTTGGGAGCTAAGGAAAG GTATAAACACACTCGTGGGTTATGACTTGGTTCCGGAACCAAAAATCATTGATGCAGCTCTGAGGGCGTGCAGACGGTTAAATGACTTTGCCAGCGCAGTCCGCATCCTGGAGGTGGTGAAG GACAAGGCAGGCCCGCACAAGGAAATCTACCCCTATGTTATCCAGGAACTCAGACCAACTTTGAGTGAACTAGGAATCTCTACTCCAGAGGAGCTGGGCCTGGACAAAGCATAA
- the RPP25 gene encoding ribonuclease P protein subunit p25, translating to MAAKPTAQCGMENFRKVKTSEEDSPLPFPDLPPGVVEMKVKEGSKIRNLMSFAMAQMELKGSRQIVFSGCGRAVTKTITCVEIMKRKLGGLHQVTKVRYKTLLEVWENQDPLPGSAAQNLTVHKNVPSICILLSRDPLDPNQTGYQPPEPREAGEDPSSSSAKGLKRPLPPAHEELLPKKLQVAGASGPQGSGTIDSQMDGHY from the coding sequence ATGGCGGCCAAGCCCACTGCCCAGTGTGGGATGGAGAACTTCCGAAAGGTCAAGACGTCAGAGGAGGACAGCCCCTTGCCCTTCCCCGACTTGCCCCCAGGTGTGGTGGAGATGAAAGTGAAGGAGGGCAGCAAGATCAGGAACCTGATGAGTTTCGCCATGGCTCAGATGGAGCTGAAGGGCAGCCGGCAGATTGTCTTCAGCGGCTGCGGCAGAGCGGTCACCAAGACCATCACCTGCGTGGAGATCATGAAGAGAAAGCTGGGGGGTCTTCACCAGGTCACCAAGGTACGCTACAAAACCTTGCTGGAGGTCTGGGAGAACCAGGACCCGCTGcctggcagtgcagcacagaatCTGACCGTCCATAAGAACGTCCCTTCCATCTGCATCCTGCTCTCCCGTGACCCCCTGGACCCCAACCAGACGGGCTACCAACCCCCTGAGCCCAGAGAGGCAGGAGAAGACCCCTCGAGCTCCTCGGCCAAGGGGCTGAAGCGGCCCCTACCGCCTGCCCATGAGGAACTGCTGCCCAAGAAGCTGCAGGTAGCGGGAGCCAGCGGCCCGCAGGGCTCGGGGACAATAGACAGCCAGATGGACGGCCACTACTGA